From Salvelinus sp. IW2-2015 linkage group LG2, ASM291031v2, whole genome shotgun sequence, one genomic window encodes:
- the LOC111973913 gene encoding solute carrier family 40 member 1, translating to MDNAGSKKPCCESVQEFFTSPKFLIYLGHGLSTWGDRMWNFAVAVFLVELYGNSLLLTAVYGLVVAGSVLLLGAIIGDWVDKNPRLKVAQTSLVVQNFAVILCGILLMVVFQFKEQIAELYNGWILTCCYILVISIANIANLASTAMSITIQRDWVVVVAGQDSSKLADMNATVRIIDQLTNILAPMLVGQIMSFGSNFIGCGFIAGWNLCSMCLEYGLLWKVYQKTPALALKAGKKEDDQELKQLNFPKELENGKGTVEGSQLMNEMAVVKADSPKKTSCCYQITEPLRTIRDGWVAYYNQSIFFAGMSLSFLYMTVLGFDCITTGYAYTQGLNGSVLSLLMGASAVSGICGTVAFTWVRKKCGLIRTGFISGVVQLSCLILCVASVFAPGSPFDLSVSPFQDIYSHLTGDSGNLPEADHPASMLNIDGLLVNGSTALPAEELPPLQSYLSVSLLFAGVIAARIGLWSFDLTVTQLIQENVIESERGVINGVQNSMNYLLDLLHFIMVIMAPNPEAFGLLVILSVSFVAMGHIMYFRFAFKSLGRRLFLCCSPEQKAQALPDSPSSLPTTV from the exons GGCGATCGTATGTGGAACTTCGCTGTTGCCGTATTTCTGGTGGAGCTGTATGGCAACAGCCTCCTGCTCACGGCTGTGTACGGACTGGTGGTGGCGGGGTCAGTGCTGCTCCTTGGAGCCATTATCGGTGACTGGGTTGACAAAAACCCAAGACTCAAAG TGGCCCAGACTTCACTGGTTGTCCAGAACTTTGCTGTCATACTATGTGGGATCCTCTTGATGGTGGTTTTCCAGTTCAAAGAACAGATTGCAGAGTTATACAATGGATGGATTCTG ACATGCTGCTATATCCTGGTCATCTCCATAGCCAACATTGCTAATTTGGCCAGTACTGCCATGTCCATTACCATCCAGAGAGACTGGGTGGTGGTTGTGGCCGGACAGGACAGCAGCAAGCTGGCAG ACATGAACGCCACAGTGCGGATCATCGACCAGCTGACCAACATCCTAGCGCCCATGTTGGTGGGCCAGATCATGTCTTTCGGCTCAAACTTCATTGGCTGCGGCTTTATTGCGGGCTGGAACCTGTGCTCTATGTGCCTTGAGTACGGTCTGCTATGGAAGGTCTACCAGAAAACCCCGGCACTGGCCTTGAAGGCTGGCAAAAAAGAAGATGACCAGGAACTGAAACAACTTAACTTCCCGAAAG AGCTAGAAAACGGCAAGGGCACCGTAGAGGGCTCCCAGCTCATGAACGAgatggctgtcgtcaaggccgaCTCTCCCAAGAAGACAAGCTGCTGCTACCAGATAACAGAGCCCCTGCGCACCATCCGCGACGGCTGGGTGGCCTACTACAACCAGTCCATCTTTTTCGCAGGCATGTCGCTGTCCTTCCTCTACATGACGGTGCTGGGATTTGACTGCATCACCACGGGCTACGCTTACACCCAGGGCCTCAACGGCTCTGTGCTCAGCCTGCTGATGGGTGCCTCAGCCGTGTCAGGCATCTGTGGCACGGTGGCCTTCACCTGGGTTCGCAAGAAGTGTGGCCTAATCCGTACAGGCTTCATCTCGGGTGTGGTGCAACTCTCCTGCCTAATTCTGTGCGTGGCGTCCGTCTTCGCACCGGGCAGCCCCTTCGACCTCAGCGTTTCGCccttccaggacatctacagccaCCTGACCGGAGACAGCGGCAACTTACCAGAGGCCGACCATCCGGCTAGCATGCTAAACATCGATGGTCTGCTGGTCAACGGTTCGACCGCACTGCCTGCTGAAGAACTGCCGCCTCTGCAGTCCTACCTGTCAGTCAGCCTGCTGTTTGCAGGGGTTATTGCTGCTAGAATTG GTCTATGGTCCTTTGACTTAACCGTGACCCAGCTCATCCAAGAGAATGTGATCGAGTCGGAGAGGGGGGTGATTAATGGTGTCCAGAATTCCATGAACTACCTCCTGGACCTGTTGCACTTTATCATGGTGATTATGGCGCCCAACCCTGAGGCCTTCGGCCTTCTCGTCATCCTCTCCGTCTCCTTCGTGGCCATGGGCCACATCATGTACTTCAGGTTTGCCTTCAAGAGCCTCGGGCGGCGCCTCTTCCTCTGCTGCTCGCCAGAGCAGAAGGCCCAGGCCCTCCCGGACTCTCCCTCCTCGCTTCCCACCACCGTGTAG